Proteins encoded together in one Anaerococcus murdochii window:
- a CDS encoding MATE family efflux transporter, with the protein MEKYHKSYLTLGIPLGLESFFLVLINAVNQILVSSLGKEVIAAVAIISQPRMIVYAFARSISYSLSIMISKEIDEDEEIFPAFILPAFIFMGFILTLMFIFIRPILIFAGAGEDYLGLAITYARWNIGFILFYSFTTIGQSVLISKGHGTFILLSNIISSLINIGLCYCLIHGIFVKDPMGIVGLGLGGLVSSIINFILTLIFLLAKGYLVLRDLKLFPSISLFEKFKKEFNGIFLEQISERLGMFLYAKFAASLGTAQFAAHSIGMNIGDMYWAFAQGMSKASMTLSSELFARKKARDFRSLFKFASWVNFALSSLVAIGFYFFGAKLVGIYTKDPDVFGLTMLLIPFTALVSFPEGQAMIGSSSLRAIGRAKIVALLYFIITSLIRPFATLGLIGLFGYLGPIIALFIDQVLKAFTTNFFLIRDKNLRK; encoded by the coding sequence ATGGAAAAATATCATAAGTCCTACCTGACCTTGGGGATCCCCCTTGGTCTTGAATCATTTTTCTTAGTATTAATAAATGCGGTCAATCAAATTTTGGTATCGTCTTTGGGTAAGGAGGTCATAGCAGCTGTTGCAATTATTTCCCAACCTAGGATGATTGTCTATGCCTTTGCTAGGTCCATTTCCTACAGCCTATCCATTATGATTTCAAAGGAAATTGACGAGGATGAGGAGATTTTCCCGGCCTTTATCCTGCCTGCCTTTATCTTTATGGGCTTTATTTTGACCCTCATGTTTATCTTTATAAGACCCATCCTAATTTTTGCAGGGGCAGGGGAAGACTACCTGGGTCTTGCCATCACCTACGCCAGGTGGAACATTGGTTTCATCCTCTTTTACTCCTTTACAACCATTGGCCAGTCAGTTTTGATTTCAAAGGGTCACGGGACCTTTATTTTGCTATCAAATATTATTTCGTCCTTGATAAATATTGGCCTTTGCTATTGTTTGATCCACGGGATTTTTGTAAAAGACCCTATGGGAATTGTGGGACTCGGCCTAGGTGGCCTTGTTTCAAGCATAATTAATTTTATCTTGACCCTAATTTTCCTTTTGGCTAAGGGCTATTTGGTTCTTAGGGATTTGAAATTATTCCCGTCAATAAGCTTATTTGAGAAATTTAAGAAGGAATTTAACGGCATATTTTTAGAACAAATATCTGAAAGGCTAGGAATGTTCCTTTATGCTAAGTTTGCGGCCTCTCTTGGCACTGCCCAATTTGCAGCCCATTCAATCGGCATGAACATTGGCGATATGTACTGGGCCTTCGCCCAAGGCATGTCTAAGGCCTCTATGACACTTTCTAGCGAACTTTTTGCTAGGAAGAAAGCTCGTGACTTTAGGTCCTTGTTTAAATTTGCAAGCTGGGTAAATTTTGCCCTTTCAAGCCTAGTTGCCATAGGATTTTACTTTTTTGGAGCAAAACTTGTTGGGATTTACACCAAGGACCCGGATGTCTTTGGCCTAACCATGCTTTTAATTCCCTTTACAGCCCTGGTTTCCTTTCCTGAAGGCCAAGCCATGATTGGATCTTCAAGCCTTAGGGCCATCGGCAGGGCCAAGATTGTTGCCCTTTTGTATTTTATAATAACAAGCCTCATCCGTCCTTTTGCAACCCTGGGCCTTATTGGACTTTTTGGATATTTGGGGCCAATCATTGCCCTTTTTATAGACCAGGTCCTAAAGGCTTTTACAACTAATTTTTTCTTAATCAGAGATAAAAACCTTAGAAAATAG
- the hcp gene encoding hydroxylamine reductase, with protein sequence MFCYQCQETAGNKGCTKVGVCGKNEDVANLQDLLIYTTKGLAGLVVKKGKACEKVYDRISNNLFITITNANFDESAILDAIKKTMAFKEKIMGKIGTEGLSDVEKYLSYDDEELKRKAIEVGVLNIINEDQRSLVELVTYGLKGMAAYNHHANVLGYRDEEVDSFIAKALSETTKNDKEINDLINLVIKTGEHGVKAMALLDKANTETYGNPEITEVDFSAGKNPGILISGHDLHDMKMLLEQTQGTGVDVYTHSEMLPANYYPEFKKYDNFHGNYGNAWWKQNEEFEKFNGPILMTTNCIVPPKKDNTYLDRMFTTSNAGFPGANHIEADENGYKDFSAIIEMAKKCQAPENIEDIKVVGGFAHNQVLALADKVIKEVNDGNIRKFVVMAGCDGRSSKRNYYTDFAQSLPKDTVILTAGCAKYRYNKLGLGDINGIPRVLDAGQCNDSYSLVQIALALKDAFGLDDVNDLPIEYNIAWYEQKAVIVLLALLSLGVKNIHLGPTLPAFLSPTVVDFLVENFNIAPNTTVEEDLEKMIG encoded by the coding sequence ATGTTTTGTTATCAATGTCAAGAAACAGCAGGAAATAAAGGATGCACCAAAGTCGGTGTATGCGGTAAAAACGAAGATGTGGCAAATCTCCAAGATCTTTTAATCTACACAACAAAGGGACTTGCAGGATTAGTTGTAAAAAAAGGCAAGGCTTGTGAGAAAGTCTACGATAGGATTTCAAATAATCTTTTCATCACAATTACCAATGCAAATTTTGATGAAAGTGCAATCCTAGATGCCATCAAGAAAACCATGGCCTTTAAGGAAAAAATCATGGGCAAAATCGGTACAGAAGGTCTTTCTGATGTAGAAAAATATCTTTCATATGACGATGAGGAATTAAAGAGAAAGGCTATCGAGGTTGGAGTTTTAAATATAATAAATGAAGACCAAAGATCTCTTGTTGAGCTTGTAACCTACGGCCTAAAGGGTATGGCAGCTTACAACCACCACGCCAATGTCCTTGGATATAGGGATGAAGAGGTCGACAGTTTTATTGCAAAGGCACTTTCTGAAACAACAAAAAACGATAAGGAAATTAACGATTTAATCAATCTTGTAATAAAAACTGGCGAGCACGGTGTAAAGGCAATGGCCCTATTAGATAAGGCCAATACCGAAACTTACGGCAACCCAGAAATCACAGAAGTAGACTTTTCTGCAGGTAAAAATCCTGGAATCCTAATTTCAGGCCACGACCTTCATGACATGAAGATGCTCCTTGAACAGACCCAAGGAACAGGAGTTGATGTCTACACCCACTCTGAGATGCTTCCAGCAAATTATTACCCAGAATTTAAGAAATACGACAATTTCCACGGCAACTACGGCAATGCTTGGTGGAAGCAAAACGAAGAATTTGAGAAATTCAATGGCCCAATCCTTATGACAACCAACTGCATTGTCCCACCAAAGAAGGATAACACCTACTTAGATAGGATGTTTACAACATCTAACGCAGGTTTCCCGGGTGCAAATCACATAGAAGCTGATGAAAATGGATACAAGGACTTCTCAGCAATAATTGAAATGGCTAAAAAATGTCAAGCTCCAGAAAATATCGAAGACATCAAGGTAGTAGGCGGTTTTGCCCACAATCAAGTACTTGCCCTTGCAGATAAGGTTATTAAGGAAGTAAATGATGGAAATATCAGAAAATTTGTAGTAATGGCAGGCTGTGACGGTAGAAGCTCTAAGAGAAACTATTACACAGACTTCGCACAATCTCTTCCTAAGGACACAGTAATCCTTACAGCAGGCTGTGCAAAATACCGCTACAACAAATTGGGTCTTGGTGATATAAATGGCATTCCAAGAGTCCTAGATGCAGGACAATGTAACGATTCTTATTCACTTGTCCAAATCGCCCTTGCCCTAAAAGACGCCTTTGGCCTTGACGATGTAAATGATTTGCCAATCGAATACAACATAGCCTGGTATGAACAAAAGGCTGTAATAGTCCTCCTTGCCCTACTTTCCCTAGGAGTTAAAAATATCCATCTAGGACCTACTCTTCCTGCCTTTTTAAGCCCAACTGTTGTGGACTTTTTGGTAGAAAACTTCAATATTGCTCCAAACACTACAGTAGAAGAAGACCTAGAAAAAATGATAGGCTAA
- a CDS encoding succinylglutamate desuccinylase/aspartoacylase family protein: MIREISIEIKGFDPVLAYEVKGQSKGPCLVVISGVHGAEYVGPRALMDFVEKIKNKGFDLKGRLLIIPVLNESGFYGGFKQVVAEDGLNLNRIFPASGDSKAHLLAKMVEEKLYPEADFLLDFHGGDINEEMEPLVFFSAYAEGNQKKMIDKVIGNLSTTYLVPSQAKNGLYSYANTLGIPSLLLERGGMGLWTYREANFVILNIFQTMKALGMISLDVKSGSPKMIKDPVYLSSPSRGVWYPLFKAGEFFKKGDELGILKDLRGNIIEKYKAAYDGVLLYQNIGLGVSEGDHLIAYGKIS, encoded by the coding sequence ATGATTAGAGAGATTAGTATTGAGATTAAGGGATTTGATCCTGTTTTGGCCTATGAAGTTAAGGGGCAGAGTAAAGGTCCTTGTTTGGTCGTTATTTCTGGTGTCCATGGGGCTGAATATGTTGGACCTAGGGCCTTGATGGATTTTGTTGAGAAAATAAAAAATAAGGGCTTTGATCTTAAGGGGAGGCTTCTTATTATTCCTGTCCTTAATGAGTCGGGTTTTTATGGAGGTTTCAAGCAGGTTGTAGCAGAAGATGGCCTGAATTTAAACAGGATTTTTCCTGCAAGTGGAGATTCTAAGGCACATCTACTTGCAAAAATGGTTGAAGAAAAACTTTATCCAGAGGCTGATTTTCTTCTTGATTTCCATGGGGGAGATATAAACGAAGAGATGGAGCCCCTTGTATTTTTCTCGGCCTATGCAGAGGGAAATCAAAAAAAGATGATCGATAAGGTAATAGGTAATTTATCAACCACCTATCTTGTTCCTTCACAGGCCAAAAACGGCCTTTATTCCTATGCCAACACCCTTGGAATTCCAAGCCTTCTTTTAGAAAGGGGAGGAATGGGCCTTTGGACCTATAGAGAAGCGAACTTTGTTATCTTAAATATTTTTCAAACCATGAAGGCTCTTGGCATGATAAGCCTTGATGTCAAAAGTGGAAGTCCCAAGATGATAAAAGATCCGGTTTATCTTTCATCTCCAAGTAGGGGAGTCTGGTATCCGCTCTTTAAAGCCGGAGAATTTTTCAAAAAAGGCGACGAGCTTGGGATTTTGAAAGACCTTAGGGGAAATATTATAGAAAAATATAAGGCAGCCTACGATGGAGTTCTACTATATCAAAATATAGGCCTTGGAGTGAGCGAAGGAGACCACTTGATTGCCTATGGAAAAATATCATAA